GCTCCGACGCGCTCACCAGCCGCAGTGCCTCTGCTTCTCCGTACAGCCGCCGTAGTGACAGGTACTTGGTAGACCAGGTCAGCATGCAGCCACCGTTGCGACCGGAGGCGCCACTGCCGCAGCGGGCTTTTTCCAGCACCACGATATGCCAGTCCGGTCGCGCCTGTTTGCACATGATCGCGGTCCACAAGCCGGTAAAACCGCCGCCGATGATGCAGATATCGGCGGCAAGCTTCCCGTGCAGTGGTGGCAGTGGCGGGTTGGCATCAACTGCCAGTGCTGCGGCCAACCAGTAGGGTTTCTGACTCACGGACGTTCACCTGCGGCTAGCCTAGCTTCGATCTGCATCAGGACGGCTGGCAGCTCCGCAATGGTATCGACAACGTAGTGCGCCCCTGCCGTAGTGAGCTGCGCTTCGGCGGGCGCTCGGTATTCGGCCTGATGGGCGGGTGACAGTGCCGACCATTTCTCCGCCGTCAGACCGACCGCATTGCCGCTGGCCGACAGGCCTACGGTCCACATGCCGGCACGCAGTCCTTCTGCAATGCCCGGTGCAGTGTCGTCTACTTTCACACAGTGGCGCACATCGCTCACTGCTAGTTCAATTACGTTGTCCAGCGCCATCCATGGGCCGGGCCGGCCACCGGCCGCCAGATCATCGGTGGCAACAGTGTGGTCTGGTGCATAGCCTGCCGCTGCGGCCAATGGCAGCAGCCTGTCCATGACGACGCGCGGGTAACCGGAGCAGCTACCAATTTTGAGACCACGCTGCCGCAGCAGATTGACGGTATCAATGGCCCCTGGAATCGGTGCCGAATATTCACCCACACGGGCAACCTGCAGCGGCATGAACTGCTGATACAGCCTATCCACGTCGGTATCGTTCATGGCACGACCAAAGCGTGCTTGCCAGCGCTCTGCCACGCCGGGCAAGCGGCCAAGCGCCTGGATGTGATCCCACTTGGCTAGTCCCATGGGGACGCGGGCCTCGGCCATGCTCACTGTGATGCCAATCTCGGCAAATACGTCGATCAGCACTTGAGTGGGGGCGAACGAACCGAAGTCCACCACGGTCCCGGCCCAATCGAAAATCACGGCTTCCAGATGTTGATAGCGTTGCATGTAGTGACTCCTTACTGTGTCCAGCCAAGCTGGCGGATGGTGGTGGTGATGGTGTGGCAGGCTTGTTCGATCTCTGCGCTGTCGATGGCGCCGATGCAGCCGACGCGGAAGGTTTCCTGGCTGGTGAGCTTGCCCGGATAAAGTACAAAGCCCTGTTCTCGCACCGCCTCGTAGAAGGCTTTGAACTGATAGCCTAGGTGGGCTGGGGCATGGAATGTCAGGATGATGGGCGCTTGCAGTTCGGTGGGCAGGAACAGTAGCAGGCCCGCCTCACCCAGCCGCTGTTGCAGCAGAGTGGCGTTGGCCGCATAACGGGCCAAGCGCGCCGACTGGCCACCTTCGGCCAGGTATTGGTCTAGTGCGACTCGTAGCGCTGCTACTACATGGGTGGGCGGAGTGAAGCGCCACTGGCCGGTCGCCTGCATGTACTCGTACTGTGCCAGCAGATCCAGCGCCAGCGAATGGCTATTGCCGCGGCTGGCCAGCAAGCTATCCTGATTAGCGATGACGAAACCCATGCCGGGTACGCCTTCCAGGCATTTGTTGCTACTGGCGATCAGCGCATCGATGTGCAGCGCGGCCACGTCGATGGGCAGTGCTCCGAAGCTGGACATGGCATCGACGATTAACTTCCGGCCAGTGGCGTGCACCACGGCGGCGATGTCGGCTAGCGGGTTGAGTATGCCGGTGCTGGTCTCGCAGTGGATGAGACCAACGTGGCTGATCGTCGGATCATCTTGCAGCAGCATGGCCAAGGTGTCGGCAGAGGGAGGAGTATCGTCTGCCGTTTCATAGACGCTGTAGTCGCGGTCCAGATACTGTGCGATTTGGGCCATGCGCTTGCCGTAGGCGCCATTGACCAGCACCAGCAGTTTGCCGGTACGCGGCACCAGGTTGGCAATCGCCGCTTCTACTGCATAGGTTCCAGAGCCTTGCAGCGGTATGCAGGCATGGCTGTGGCGGCCATTGGCAATGGTTAGTAGATCATGGCAGACACTGCGGGTCAGCTCATTAAAGCGACTGTCCCAGGAGCCCCAGTCGGTGAGCATGGCGGCTTTGGTGGCTAGTGCCGTGGTGAGTGGGCCGGGAGTAAGCAGAATTGGTTCTCGCATGATAATTCCAGTTATCTAGATGTCTTTGGAGATTCAAATAAACCGGGCGTACGGCCCGGCAGGGTAGGAATTAGTGTTTGTTTGGTTGGCGCCAGCGTTGGCTTTGTGCCAGCAGCCAGTGCGACAGCAGCGCGAACAGCAAGCAAACGGTCGCGGAACTGGCCACGATCAAGGTCGCCATGGCCGCCGCTGCCGCGGTGTCACCCGCGTCATCCATGTTCAGCACTGCTACCGCGGCAAGCACGGTGTCCGGGGTGTAGAGAAAGATCACCGCCGACACGGTTGTCATGGCTGACACAAAGAAATAACGGGCGATTTCCAGTACCGCTGGTAGGCAGGCGGGCAGGGTGACACGCCATAACGTCGTCCAAAGCGGTACTTTCAGCGAGGCGGCTACGGGCTCAAAATCCGGGTCCAGTTGGGCCAGCGCAGTCCGGGCGGTCATGTGGGCAGTGGTGTAGAAGTGAGCCACCGAGCACAGCACCAGTATGCTCAGGCTGCCGTACAGACCATGCAGTGGATTGCCGTCGCTGTTGAAGAAAAAGATGTAACCCAAACCCAGCACCAAGCCGGGCACTGCCATCGGCAGCATGGCGATGGCGTGTAGCAACTGACCACCCGTTGGAATGGAGCGCAGTTTGCAACTACTCCACGCGCCCAGAAAAACTACACAGGTACCGAGCAGAGCCGTTCCCAGAGCCATTTTCAGACTGTTGCCAAATGCTAGCCAACCACCGCCATCGACGCTGTCAAAGTCGAAGTGCGTCAAGGTGAATTGCAGCTGGTAGGGCCATAGCTGGATAAAGGCGGCGGCGATGGCTGTACCCAACAGTAGCAGCAGGGCACCGCCCACCACGCTGCAGAATGACAGTGCAACCAGGCGCACAGGCCAGCTATGCACCATCTGCAGGGGCTGCGCCCTAGCGGAAACCAGTGTTTGCTGACGGCGCTGTAACTTGCGATCCAGCATGAAAGACAGCATGGCCGGCAACAGCAACAGCAGACCGATGACTGCACCTTGCGGGAAGTTCTGCTGGCCAATCACCTGTTTGTAGGCTTCAACGGCCAGTACCGGATACTGGCCACCAATCACCTTGGCGACCCCAAAGTCCGTGATGGTTAGTGTAAAGACGACCAGTGCCGCAGATACCACGCCGTACCGTGTGGCTGGCAGAGTAATGGTGAGAAACTGGCGCAAGCGGCCGGCACCCATGGTGCGCGCAGCCTCATATAGCCGGGCATCACCTACAGCCAGTGCGGTGAGTAAAATCATCAAAGCATGCGGAAAGGTATAGAACGCCTCACCCAGTACGATGCCAGCAAAACCATAGATGCTGCCATCCGGGAACCACGTCTTCAGTAAGCCCTGATTGCCAAACAGATAAACTAGAGAAATGCCGGGCAACAGCGAGGGGGCCAGCAATGGCAGCAGCGCCAGCAGGCGGAACAGGCCGCGGAGTGGTAGTGCGACACGTGTCAGCGCTGCGGCATAGCCGTAAGCCAGCGGCACGACCAATAGTGTGCTGGCTATCGCCACCTGTACGCTGCCACTTGTCGCGCGCAGCAAACCTGGCTGAGCCAGCGTATGGCTGATCTGTGTCAGGCCGGCAAAGCGACCATCACTGTCAGTCAGCGCTTTGCCCAGTATGGCTGCCAGCGGTAGCACCACTGCCACTACCAGCAAGGTCAGCAATAGCCAAAGCAGCAGGCCTCCCAGTTTTTCATCCATGCCGCTGGCGATGCGGCGTTCGCGTTTCAGGCTGATCATGCTGCGTCCTTGCCGCTAAACACTCGGCAACGCGCCAAGTTGAGCGATACCGGTACCCGGTGTTGCGGGCTGACATCCAGTTGGGTCAGTTGTGCGTGAGTGAGGTCGGCCTGCAGGTTGACTGCTCCCCAGGCGGGCACATGTAGACTGATGCGGTATACCGGTCCCAGCAGCTCCAGTTTGTGGATTTCTGCCAGGACGGCATCCGGCGTGGCTGGCCACTGGGGGTGAAGCATGATGTCTTCGGGTCGGACGAACAGGGTGGCGGTTTGTCCTGTTTCCAGGCCGTGCGGTGGTGACAGCGGCAGAACATGTTCGCCCAGCTGCACGCTACTGCTATCGCGGGTGATGGCTGGCAACCAGTTCCCCTGGCCGACAAAACTGGCAACAAAGCGGCTGGCGGGCTCGCGATAGACATCGAACGGGCTGCCGCTCTGTTCGATGCGACCCCCATTCATCACCACCACGCGGTCAGCCATGGTGAGGGCCTCTTCCTGGTCGTGTGTCACCATGATGGTGGTAATGCCAAGCTTTTGCTGCAAGGCGCGGATCTCGCGGCGCAGGTGCTCACGCACGCGTGCATCCAGTGCGGAAAGCGGCTCATCCAGCAATAACAGGCCTGGAGAAGTCGCCAGTGCCCGTGCAAGTGCCACGCGCTGCTGTTGCCCGCCAGACAGTTGGGCGGGGAATTTGTCGGCAATACCATCCAAGTTGATCAGGGCTAGCAGTTCACTGACACGACGGTGCTTGTCTTCACGTCGGCCGCGAAGGCCATAGGCAATGTTGTCTGCCACATTCAAATTCGGAAAGAGAGCATAAGACTGGAACACGATGCCGTAATCGCGCTTAGCCGGTGGTAGCAGAGTGATGTCGCGAGCATCCACCTGAATGGTGCCGGCATCCGGGAGATCCAGGCCGGCAATCTGGCGTAGCAGTGTGGTCTTGCCACAGCCGGAAGGTCCCAGCAAACAGACAAATTCCCCCTTGTGTACGGTCAGGTCCAGTGCATCCAGTACGGTTTGCTGGCCAAAGCGCTTGCTGATGCCGGCAAGCTGAAGGTATGGCCGGGCTTGGTGGGCGCTACTGCCTGGTTGCGGCTTGTGCAGGAGAAAAGCAGGGTCTAGCTTCATGAGAGGGCTTTCAGAACGTTGGCCGCAATGGCCTGGTAATGCTGTAGTGGTGGTGTCGGCAGGGCGGGGGTCTTGGCAATATCGTCGTAATGCCGTAGCGCAATTGCTGCATTGGCATGTGGGCGGCAGGCAAACCGCTGAACTTCACTGGCGGACATCGGACCACCTTGCAGTACCAGCGACTGGCGGGAGGCGTTCGACAGGCTGGTGAGGTAATCGCGGCGGGTGGCGCACAAATAGCGTTTGGCTGCAACGTGCAGGGCAATCGGCATCAGTACTTCATCGTCAAACAGCGTACCAAGAACCTGAACGGCTACCGCTTCGTGGTGATCGTCCAGTCCATTGGTAATGTCGTCATCGCGCTGACCGGTGACAATGTGGCCAACATCATGTAATAGCGCGGCTGTGATCAAGGCATCGCTTGCGCCCGCCTGCTCGGCAGCCAGTGCACTTTGTAGAGCGTGCTCCAGCTGACTGACGGCTTCTCCACCGTAAAGGGAGTGACCCTGGGTGGCCAGCTGCGTAAACAGGTCGTCCAGGGTATGAAATGCTGGATAAATCACGGGCAGGCTCCGTTGACGGGCTAACCCGTCGCATCTGTGGTCTGCATGACAGGTCCTGTACCGAGGGGGGCACAGGACCACACGGCTTACTTCGGTTCAGACTGTGGTGTCATCGTGGCGCTCAATGTAGGCAATTGCGCCTTGGATGGGGTGAGCGGCCAGACATCGCAATACAGGGCATAGCCTCGTTCAGGCTTGCTTTGTGGATGGGGAGTTAGAGGGAGAGAGCTGGCCAGCTTCAACGCCAGGTCGAATAGCGCCTGCGTCTGACCCTGTTTCAATTCGATTTCGACCTCATTGACCTTCAGTGTTTGCCCTTGCCCCTCAATCGTGCCGTGGTCTAGGCTGACTTCCAACGAGTTGCCATGCCCGTCTTGTAGCGTCCAGCATTGTCGTCGGATGGTCGTTGTGAACAACGGGGCCAGCACCGATGCGATATGGTGCTGGGTCAGGAACCGACGTGCTTTCCGGTCTGTGATCTGGTCGAGCTCCAGCACCGGACCGCTCACGGCCTTCTCCAACTCCAGGCGTTGATGCAGACCTGCGCCGGCTTGTTCGGCAAACTTCAGCGTCTGCAACCAATGGCCGTCAACTTGCCGCAGTCGTAGCCCCATGCCCTGCTGCATCAGCGCCAGAGAAGGGGTGTCGTAGTACACGCTATACAGTGTTGTTGTCGGTGCAGTACCCGGCACATGACTTGCCATCAGGCGCCGGAAGGCGGCGTTGTGGCTAGGCAGCAGACTGAACTTCAGTTCGGTTTCAAGCGCCATGACAGAGCTTTCTACTAGGGTGAAGACGAATGTTACTCTGGATCTTAGGTCAGATGATCTCGTCGAGCTGAGCGGTTAGTCAGCTGGTGGTGCAACAAGGGACAACAGGGGAAAAGCCATGAGTAGTGCGAAGCAAACTAAGCGCCACGGTACGCTCAGCTGTAGAGGGATGAATGGTGACAGAGGCTGACAAGAAGTATGCTCGAATTCTTGCGTGAAGCTGTCATTGCACAGTTTTTCGCTTACTGCCGGCCTGGCGGCTTTGGCCGCCGACCTGCTGCCAACGTGCCGCATTGCAGGCAGG
The nucleotide sequence above comes from Vogesella indigofera. Encoded proteins:
- the phnX gene encoding phosphonoacetaldehyde hydrolase codes for the protein MQRYQHLEAVIFDWAGTVVDFGSFAPTQVLIDVFAEIGITVSMAEARVPMGLAKWDHIQALGRLPGVAERWQARFGRAMNDTDVDRLYQQFMPLQVARVGEYSAPIPGAIDTVNLLRQRGLKIGSCSGYPRVVMDRLLPLAAAAGYAPDHTVATDDLAAGGRPGPWMALDNVIELAVSDVRHCVKVDDTAPGIAEGLRAGMWTVGLSASGNAVGLTAEKWSALSPAHQAEYRAPAEAQLTTAGAHYVVDTIAELPAVLMQIEARLAAGERP
- a CDS encoding putative 2-aminoethylphosphonate ABC transporter ATP-binding protein; this translates as MKLDPAFLLHKPQPGSSAHQARPYLQLAGISKRFGQQTVLDALDLTVHKGEFVCLLGPSGCGKTTLLRQIAGLDLPDAGTIQVDARDITLLPPAKRDYGIVFQSYALFPNLNVADNIAYGLRGRREDKHRRVSELLALINLDGIADKFPAQLSGGQQQRVALARALATSPGLLLLDEPLSALDARVREHLRREIRALQQKLGITTIMVTHDQEEALTMADRVVVMNGGRIEQSGSPFDVYREPASRFVASFVGQGNWLPAITRDSSSVQLGEHVLPLSPPHGLETGQTATLFVRPEDIMLHPQWPATPDAVLAEIHKLELLGPVYRISLHVPAWGAVNLQADLTHAQLTQLDVSPQHRVPVSLNLARCRVFSGKDAA
- a CDS encoding 2-aminoethylphosphonate--pyruvate transaminase, with product MREPILLTPGPLTTALATKAAMLTDWGSWDSRFNELTRSVCHDLLTIANGRHSHACIPLQGSGTYAVEAAIANLVPRTGKLLVLVNGAYGKRMAQIAQYLDRDYSVYETADDTPPSADTLAMLLQDDPTISHVGLIHCETSTGILNPLADIAAVVHATGRKLIVDAMSSFGALPIDVAALHIDALIASSNKCLEGVPGMGFVIANQDSLLASRGNSHSLALDLLAQYEYMQATGQWRFTPPTHVVAALRVALDQYLAEGGQSARLARYAANATLLQQRLGEAGLLLFLPTELQAPIILTFHAPAHLGYQFKAFYEAVREQGFVLYPGKLTSQETFRVGCIGAIDSAEIEQACHTITTTIRQLGWTQ
- a CDS encoding putative 2-aminoethylphosphonate ABC transporter permease subunit; this encodes MISLKRERRIASGMDEKLGGLLLWLLLTLLVVAVVLPLAAILGKALTDSDGRFAGLTQISHTLAQPGLLRATSGSVQVAIASTLLVVPLAYGYAAALTRVALPLRGLFRLLALLPLLAPSLLPGISLVYLFGNQGLLKTWFPDGSIYGFAGIVLGEAFYTFPHALMILLTALAVGDARLYEAARTMGAGRLRQFLTITLPATRYGVVSAALVVFTLTITDFGVAKVIGGQYPVLAVEAYKQVIGQQNFPQGAVIGLLLLLPAMLSFMLDRKLQRRQQTLVSARAQPLQMVHSWPVRLVALSFCSVVGGALLLLLGTAIAAAFIQLWPYQLQFTLTHFDFDSVDGGGWLAFGNSLKMALGTALLGTCVVFLGAWSSCKLRSIPTGGQLLHAIAMLPMAVPGLVLGLGYIFFFNSDGNPLHGLYGSLSILVLCSVAHFYTTAHMTARTALAQLDPDFEPVAASLKVPLWTTLWRVTLPACLPAVLEIARYFFVSAMTTVSAVIFLYTPDTVLAAVAVLNMDDAGDTAAAAAMATLIVASSATVCLLFALLSHWLLAQSQRWRQPNKH
- a CDS encoding phosphonate degradation HD-domain oxygenase → MIYPAFHTLDDLFTQLATQGHSLYGGEAVSQLEHALQSALAAEQAGASDALITAALLHDVGHIVTGQRDDDITNGLDDHHEAVAVQVLGTLFDDEVLMPIALHVAAKRYLCATRRDYLTSLSNASRQSLVLQGGPMSASEVQRFACRPHANAAIALRHYDDIAKTPALPTPPLQHYQAIAANVLKALS
- a CDS encoding CYTH domain-containing protein, with the protein product MALETELKFSLLPSHNAAFRRLMASHVPGTAPTTTLYSVYYDTPSLALMQQGMGLRLRQVDGHWLQTLKFAEQAGAGLHQRLELEKAVSGPVLELDQITDRKARRFLTQHHIASVLAPLFTTTIRRQCWTLQDGHGNSLEVSLDHGTIEGQGQTLKVNEVEIELKQGQTQALFDLALKLASSLPLTPHPQSKPERGYALYCDVWPLTPSKAQLPTLSATMTPQSEPK